A window of the Brassica napus cultivar Da-Ae chromosome A2, Da-Ae, whole genome shotgun sequence genome harbors these coding sequences:
- the LOC106395151 gene encoding transmembrane protein 214-like, whose product MDPIESIDYDGFETYNGNTTHVDHGWKKVVYPKRHRKQKPADQTATNGQNANGDNVFRSLEEQAEDRRKRILAAKMAAVDVEDEPNGSRSYGYDESDDEIAAMNEKKKAEETKKPKPKKEKKPKVSLPEAAAKIDPSNLEAFLIEASEAYATQPEIQLMRFADYFGRALSGVSSVQFPWVKMFKESPLSKLIDVPLSHIPEPVYKTSVDWINQRPVEALGGFVLWAFDCILTDLAAHQGGAKGGKKGAQQTPSKSQVAIFVALAMVLRRKPDALTNVLPTLRENAKYQGQDKLPVTVWMMAQASQGDLSVGLLSWAHNLLPVVGNKNCNPQSRDLILQLVEKMLSNPKARTILVNGAVRKGERLIPPPMFEILVRITFPASSARVKATERFEAVYPLLKEVALAGAPGSKAMKQVTQQIFTFSLRLAGEGNPVLAKEATAIAIWAVSENVDCCKHWDNLYKENLEASVAVLKRLVDEWKDHSVKLSSSPSDTATLNRTMKSFRLKNEEAITEGRANVSLYKEADKSCKVISGRLSRGSGCLKGTAITVVVLAAAAAVLSSNPEVTTELKNLVDSLELHQYYNPIITALKN is encoded by the exons ATGGATCCGATCGAATCTATCGACTACGACGGCTTCGAGACCTACAACGGCAACACCACCCACGTCGACCACGGCTGGAAGAAAGTCGTCTACCCAAAACGCCACCGCAAACAGAAACCGGCGGATCAGACGGCGACTAACGGCCAAAATGCTAACGGCGATAACGTCTTCCGTTCGCTCGAGGAGCAAGCCGAGGATCGAAGGAAGCGGATCCTCGCGGCGAAGATGGCTGCTGTTGACGTGGAGGATGAACCCAACGGCTCGAGATCTTACGGTTACGATGAGAGCGACGATGAGATCGCGGCGatgaatgagaagaagaaggcgGAGGAGACTAAGAAGCCGAAACctaagaaggagaagaagcctAAAGTGTCGTTGCCTGAAGCTGCTGCCAAGATcgatccttcaaatctcgaaGCTTTCCTCATCGAAGCTTCG GAAGCGTATGCTACTCAGCCGGAGATTCAGCTGATGAGGTTTGCTGATTACTTTGGGAGAGCACTTTCAGGAGTGTCGTCTGTGCAGTTTCCATGGGTGAAGATGTTCAAAGAGTCTCCTTTGTCCAAGTTGATTGAT GTTCCGTTGTCTCATATTCCTGAGCCTGTCTACAAAACATCAGTGGATTGGATCAACCAACGTCCAGTTGAGGCTCTTGGAGGGTTTGTGTTGTGGGCGTTTGATTGTATTCTCACAGACTTGGCAGCTCATCAAGGAGGTGCTAAAGGTGGGAAGAAAGGTGCACAACAGACTCCTTCCAAATCTCAG GTGGCAATTTTTGTCGCATTAGCAATGGTGTTGCGTAGGAAGCCTGATGCTTTGACTAATGTATTGCCAACTCTGAGGGAGAATGCTAAGTATCAAGGACAGGACAAGCTTCCTGTTACAGTTTGGATGATGGCTcag GCCTCTCAAGGTGATCTATCCGTAGGGTTGTTGTCATGGGCACACAACTTGTTACCTGTAGTCGGTAATAAGAACTGCAACCCTCAGTCAAGAGATCTCATCCTGCAGTTGGTAGAGAA AATGTTGTCGAATCCAAAGGCTAGGACCATACTTGTAAACGGAGCTGTTAGGAAGGGAGAGCGATTGATTCCACCTCCCATGTTTGAGATCTTGGTCCGGATTACATTCCCTGCTTCATCCGCAAGAGTTAAG GCTACAGAGAGGTTTGAGGCAGTATATCCCTTGCTGAAGGAAGTTGCTCTTGCCGGTGCACCAGGGAGCAAGGCCATGAAACAAGTCACACAACAGATATTCACTTTCTCTCTGAGATTAGCTGGAGAAG GAAACCCTGTTCTGGCCAAGGAAGCTACAGCAATCGCTATATGGGCCGTGTCTGAAAACGTTGATTGCTGCAAGCACTGGGACAATCTCTACAAGGAGAATCTTGAAGCTAGTGTTGCTGTTCTCAAAAGGCTTGTTGATGAATGGAAGGACCATTCTGTCAAGCTATCATCATCACCGAGTGATACCGCCACTCTCAACCGAACCATGAAGAGCTTCAGGCTAAAG AACGAGGAAGCCATCACTGAAGGAAGAGCCAATGTTTCTCTCTACAAAGAAGCTGACAAGTCATGCAAAGTGATATCAGGGAGACTCTCCCGTGGAAGTGGCTGCCTCAAAGGAACAGCCATTACTGTTGTGGTTCTAGCTGCTGCAGCAGCTGTTCTATCATCCAACCCTGAGGTTACAACCGAGCTGAAGAACCTGGTGGACTCATTGGAGCTGCACCAATACTATAATCCAATCATCACAGCTTTAAAGAACTGA
- the LOC106395163 gene encoding NAD(P)H-quinone oxidoreductase subunit L, chloroplastic — translation MSRCCSLGLCAPNALSLSSTPRSVKAPLSITSHTKPISNTDSLLHNIAKMRAKAGDFFGAKKTIFAAQLGTVLATIDHPALAITGVNHEQELSSVVLDIGIISVWYFLVMPPIIMNWLRVRWYRRKFFEMYLQFMCVFLFFPGLLLWAPFLNFRKFPRDPSMKNPWDKPKDPSTIKNGYLKYPFAQPEDYDY, via the exons atgagccGTTGCTGCTCTCTTGGGCTCTGTGCCCCGAATGCGTTGTCTCTTTCTTCAACCCCTCGCAGTGTCAAAGCTCCTCTCTCTATTACATCTCACACCAAACCCATCTCTAACACCGATTCTCTTCTTCAT AATATTGCCAAGATGAGAGCAAAGGCTGGTGACTTCTTTGGAGCAAAGAAGACAATCTTTGCAGCTCAACTCGGGACAGTTCTCGCCACG ATTGATCACCCGGCCTTGGCAATAACTGGAGTCAACCACGAGCAGGAACTGAGCAGCGTCGTGCTCGATATCGGTATCATATCGGTCTGGTACTTCCTAGTAATGCCA CCAATTATCATGAACTGGCTGAGAGTAAGATGGTACAGAAGGAAGTTCTTCGAGATGTATCTACAGTTCATGTGCGTCTTCTTGTTCTTCCCCGG GCTACTTCTATGGGCACCATTTCTCAACTTCAGAAAGTTCCCAAGAGATCCGTCTATGAAGAATCCTTGGGACAAACCAAAAGACCCTTCCACTATCAAGAACGGTTACCTTAAGTACCCATTTGCTCAGCCAGAAGATTATGACTACTAA